A window from Phalacrocorax aristotelis chromosome 5, bGulAri2.1, whole genome shotgun sequence encodes these proteins:
- the NXPH2 gene encoding neurexophilin-2 isoform X1, giving the protein MEEPQHKAAAQESVPCGRALQHGARAGALMFTCSQIPHTRHLGCWKTCGSCAETWKLPALCQVLCDANHVVQATDVLDWEDKDAAETLVDNAVHSRIINPLRLFVKPSPVLKHGQVSYSDSIENFWDWLSNITEVQESLARTKRRPIVKTGKFKKMFGWGDFHSNIKTVKLNLLITGKIVDHGNGTFSVYFRHNSTGLGNVSVSLVPPSKVVEFESSPQSTLETKESKSFNCRIEYEKTDRAKKTALCNFDPSKICYQEQTQSHVSWLCSKPFKVICIYIAFYSVDYKLVQKVCPDYNYHSETPYLSSG; this is encoded by the exons ATGGAGGAGCCTCAACATAAGGCTGCAGCCCAGGAGTCTGTACCTTGtggcagggctctgcagcaTGGAGCACGGGCTGGAGCCCTAATGTTCACCTGCTCCCAGATTCCACATACGAGGCACTTGGGATGCTGGAAAACCTGTGGGTCCTGTGCAGAAACGTGGAAGTTGCCGGCGCTCTGCCAG GTACTTTGCGACGCTAATCACGTCGTACAAGCCACAGATGTGCTGGACTGGGAAGACAAGGATGCTGCAGAGACTTTGGTCGACAACGCGGTCCATTCCAGGATCATCAATCCTTTACGCCTGTTTGTTAAGCCATCTCCAGTACTGAAACACGGCCAGGTGTCCTACTCAGACAGCATAGAAAACTTTTGGGATTGGTTGTCCAACATCACGGAGGTTCAGGAATCTCTCGCACGAACTAAACGCAGACCTATAGTAAAAACTGGGAAATTCAAGAAAATGTTTGGATGGGGCGACTTCCACTCTAACATCAAAACTGTTAAGCTGAACCTCCTGATCACAGGGAAAATCGTTGATCACGGCAATGGGACCTTCAGTGTTTATTTCCGACATAACTCCACAGGTCTGGGAAATGTTTCTGTAAGCCTGGTGCCACCTTCCAAGGTGGTTGAGTTTGAATCATCTCCACAGTCAACACTGGAGACCAAGGAATCCAAGTCCTTCAATTGCCGAATTGAGTACGAAAAAACAGACCGTGCTAAAAAGACTGCCTTGTGCAACTTCGACCCTTCAAAGATCTGCTATCAAGAGCAGACTCAAAGCCATGTCTCCTGGTTGTGTTCCAAACCATTTAAAGTCATCTGCATTTACATTGCTTTTTACAGCGTAGATTACAAACTGGTGCAAAAGGTCTGTCCTGATTATAACTACCATAGTGAGACTCCGTACTTGTCCTCTGGCTGA
- the NXPH2 gene encoding neurexophilin-2 isoform X2 yields MVHLQPLPLVVVQGVLQLVLCDANHVVQATDVLDWEDKDAAETLVDNAVHSRIINPLRLFVKPSPVLKHGQVSYSDSIENFWDWLSNITEVQESLARTKRRPIVKTGKFKKMFGWGDFHSNIKTVKLNLLITGKIVDHGNGTFSVYFRHNSTGLGNVSVSLVPPSKVVEFESSPQSTLETKESKSFNCRIEYEKTDRAKKTALCNFDPSKICYQEQTQSHVSWLCSKPFKVICIYIAFYSVDYKLVQKVCPDYNYHSETPYLSSG; encoded by the coding sequence GTACTTTGCGACGCTAATCACGTCGTACAAGCCACAGATGTGCTGGACTGGGAAGACAAGGATGCTGCAGAGACTTTGGTCGACAACGCGGTCCATTCCAGGATCATCAATCCTTTACGCCTGTTTGTTAAGCCATCTCCAGTACTGAAACACGGCCAGGTGTCCTACTCAGACAGCATAGAAAACTTTTGGGATTGGTTGTCCAACATCACGGAGGTTCAGGAATCTCTCGCACGAACTAAACGCAGACCTATAGTAAAAACTGGGAAATTCAAGAAAATGTTTGGATGGGGCGACTTCCACTCTAACATCAAAACTGTTAAGCTGAACCTCCTGATCACAGGGAAAATCGTTGATCACGGCAATGGGACCTTCAGTGTTTATTTCCGACATAACTCCACAGGTCTGGGAAATGTTTCTGTAAGCCTGGTGCCACCTTCCAAGGTGGTTGAGTTTGAATCATCTCCACAGTCAACACTGGAGACCAAGGAATCCAAGTCCTTCAATTGCCGAATTGAGTACGAAAAAACAGACCGTGCTAAAAAGACTGCCTTGTGCAACTTCGACCCTTCAAAGATCTGCTATCAAGAGCAGACTCAAAGCCATGTCTCCTGGTTGTGTTCCAAACCATTTAAAGTCATCTGCATTTACATTGCTTTTTACAGCGTAGATTACAAACTGGTGCAAAAGGTCTGTCCTGATTATAACTACCATAGTGAGACTCCGTACTTGTCCTCTGGCTGA